A DNA window from Brassica napus cultivar Da-Ae chromosome A4, Da-Ae, whole genome shotgun sequence contains the following coding sequences:
- the LOC106448618 gene encoding RING-H2 finger protein ATL67, whose protein sequence is MENSSLKVEISAQVTSQGLSLGLLNSVLISQCREIEEFLVDESDDGNITSLGSYPDSSVRAQLSLLRFKDFETTTVHQQIKTRFNDPVLSRLITDQIVLESQRKDLPQGPLLITVFLKFTKKEYIVAPFSSAPWTTAKVEGSCAICLEKMSEEESEQVLCQPPECLHMFHEDCLTNWLDRHDSCPLCRQSPNPLTNKPSEALEKLGEGFE, encoded by the coding sequence ATGGAAAATAGCTCACTCAAAGTAGAAATAAGTGCACAGGTAACGTCTCAAGGTCTGTCCTTAGGGTTattaaactctgtcttgattagtCAATGTCGGGAAATTGAAGAGTTTCTCGTAGACGAGAGCGATGATGGTAACATCACGAGCCTCGGTTCTTACCCCGATTCTTCTGTTCGGGCCCAACTATCGCTTCTCAGGTTCAAAGACTTCGAAACAACCACAGTTCATCAGCAAATCAAGACTCGCTTCAACGACCCTGTCTTGTCCCGACTTATCACCGATCAGATTGTTCTCGAGTCACAACGGAAAGACTTGCCACAAGGACCCTTGTTGATCACGGTATTCCTCAAATTTACAAAGAAAGAGTACATTGTTGCTCCTTTTAGTTCTGCTCCTTGGACGACAGCGAAAGTAGAAGGATCTTGTGCGATTTGTCTAGAGAAGATGTCTGAAGAGGAGTCGGAACAGGTCCTATGCCAACCGCCTGAATGTTTGCATATGTTTCATGAAGATTGCTTGACCAATTGGTTAGATCGACATGACTCTTGCCCTCTCTGTCGCCAATCCCCAAACCCTTTAACCAACAAACCCAGTGAAGCTTTGGAGAAGTTAGGAGAAGGTTTCGAGTAA
- the LOC106446677 gene encoding uncharacterized protein LOC106446677, which translates to MEVMVGSPFGIGMAACVRDRTGVSAQDKTVPAAALFSADESGRGGSQIGLARRIGLRMNKRSPEESSEDSSSSIGECSENEEEEEDDAVSFQRGGGGTLVSFTSSLEDSLPIKRGLSNHYVGKSKSFGNLMESTNINAKDLEKGENPFNKRRRLLIANKLRSRGRSMSVSNFYSWQNPNSMSLLAVQEHNEVNHHNDDDYEENEGGDHQTMKLLEKRNMLMKNKRDLMAQTQSCFCLSSLQEDDDEGGVDNE; encoded by the exons ATGGAGGTCATGGTTGGTTCTCCGTTTGGAATCGGCATGGCGGCGTGCGTTAGAGACCGGACCGGTGTCTCGGCGCAGGATAAGACCGTACCGGCGGCGGCTCTGTTTTCGGCGGATGAATCGGGACGAGGCGGATCGCAGATCGGGCTTGCTAGACGGATCGGATTAAGGATGAATAAAAGATCGCCGGAGGAATCATCGGAGGATAGTTCATCGTCGATCGGAGAGTGCAGCGAAaacgaggaggaagaagaagacgacgcCGTTTCATTccagagaggaggaggaggaacacTTGTTTCGTTCACTTCCTCTTTAGAAGACTCTCTGCCGATTAA GAGAGGATTATCAAACCATTACGTAGGGAAATCGAAATCTTTTGGGAACTTAATGGAATCGACGAACATCAACGCAAAAGATCTTGAGAAAGGAGAGAATCCATTCAACAAGAGGAGGAGATTGCTTATTGCTAATAAGCTGAGGAGTAGAGGAAGATCCATGTCAGTTTCGAATTTTTATTCTTggcaaaaccctaattctatgTCGTTACTTGCAGTCCAAGAACACAATGAAGTGAATCATCATAATGATGATGACTATGAGGAAAATGAAGGTGGTGATCATCAAACTATGAAGTTGTTGGAGAAGAGGAATATGTTGATGAAAAATAAGAGAGATTTGATGGCTCAGACTCAAAGTTGTTTCTGTCTTAGTAGTTTgcaagaagatgatgatgagggTGGAGTTGATAATGAGTGA